Part of the Ignavibacterium album JCM 16511 genome, TTCTAAATTTCAGTCAGCTTTAGCTGACTGATTAATAATGAGCTCTTAAAAGTTAAATGGCTTTAGTCACTTTATTAGAAATCATTGTTCACATACTATTTAATTAATTCATTCTATTTAGCTTTTCTTATTAAACTCCTATGGAGTTCTTTTTATGTGTGTGGGTCTTTTTTTCTAGAATTATTAAACTCCTACGGAGTTTTGAAAAGCTTTATTGCAATTCAAACCTCTCATATTCTTCTCTACTAATAATTTTCTCTATCTCGGGGTCTATTATCTTTACTTCATCGTATGTTAATTCTTAGAGTTTGTATACCATTATGTCTATCTGGTCTTCTAATTCTTTTGTGTCTGCTTGCTGGTGGAATTAATGAAAACTGTTTTTTAAACTATCAATTTTAGACTTATAATCATTTCTTATGGTTGTATTTGTTGGAGTTTCCATTAATCCTATTCCCCATATATCATTATTTTTTTCGGTATTTTGGGTTCAATAAATTTAAAATAAAATTCAATTGCCTTTTGATAGTTAGTATAATTATCTTTTTCTGAAGCAACTAATAAATTAGCAAACGAACCAGCAATAAAATCTGTTATTTGAAGAAGAGTATTGCTATACGAATCGTCAAATAATAAACAATCGTAAACAACTGAATAGTCCTTAATAAAATCTCCATTTGTTATTATTTCATTATAAATTTCTTTAAACGTCGTTCTTTTTTTCTCATCAATTGAATCGTAAATTAATAGTATAATAGCATCTTTTTGTTGATATTGCATTTGCAATCTTTGTAAATGGGTTTGAATATGAAATTTATAAATATCTTTAGGTTTATGAGTTTTATATTTGTTTGTTTGTGTAAAAGTTAAAATAATTTTGCAATCTATTTCATTTAAAACAAAAAGAGAATCTTGACAGTAATCAATTAGTAAATGATAATCTTTGCCTATGGAATTTAAGTATTGATAAATTTTATTTAATCTATTGTCTTTGGGGCTTGTATTTTTTTTGAAACACTGTCTAATTTGCCATAAATCTTGCCATTTTATTTCTACATTTAAATTAAGAAGATTCATTTGATTTTTAATATCCTCCACTTTTTGTTCAATTTTTTTTAAATCAATTGCATTTATTACTAAAGAGGCTCTTACATAAAATGCCTTCTTCTTATCTTCCAAAGAACCCGACTCATCATTAAAACAAATATAAGTATCCATATTATGTTCCCTTTTTTTTATTTCACCCCATACATCTCCAATACTCTTTCATCTAATTCTTTTTGTATTTCCTCTAATTTTTCTTCGGCTTCTTTTTCGCTTATCTTGCTTGCAAATTTTTCCTTTTGCACGGAAACTGCACGGTTAAATATATCCTCAAATACTTTTAATTGCTCTTGTGTAGGAATGATAATAGGCAATTGGCGGGCATCGTTGATTTGAAAATGAGAGGTAGAATTTACAAAATCGCCAACATATTCACTAATAAATTTTGAATTAATCATACACACAAAATACCAGTCAGGATATGCTGTACTTGTAAATAGTGACATTGTTAAAACATCATATACACCATTTTCTTTTAATCTTGATTTTAAGTAAGTTGAGTTAACATCTGTCCAACAAAAACCTTCTCTGAAGTAGAATTGTGGATTACGGACAACGGGCATACCTTCTCCCTTTTTACCGGAATTTTCTTTTAAAAATTTTACATTCTCTCTACTCCAGTCAATATAGTAAGGTGTTGGAGCATACCAACGGTTGCCGTCTTTATCGCCTTTGTCGTAGGGAACAAATGTTCTGGTACCTTTTATACCGTTTAACTTTTCATCTTCTGAAAGAGCATCTACATCGGCTATTTCTTCCTTGCTTACAATGCGATACAGCCAGCCCTGCCCAAATATATCTCTGCCGTATTTTTCTTTTAAATTGTCAAAGAGTTGGCGGATTGCTTGTTCGTTAAGATTATTGAGAAACGTCTGTGCATCGGCTTTGGTTTTTATGTTTTTTTCTTTACAAAACGGTGTGGCTAATAAAAGTTTTTCGGGGCGTTGTTTGAGAACATTATCTGCCCATTTGGTGCCTTCTAATACGCCTACATATTTACCATTGTTGGCTGTTGCCAGTCCTTGTCCACCTTCTGTAATCAGTCCGAGCAGGGTAATATCGCCTGGTTTTAGCGAGTTGCGATATTGTTCAAGTTCTTTTTTATTTTTTTCAATGTTTTTGCTGGTAGAAATTTTATCCCACCATTGGTTGAGTAATTGATTTACTTTTGTTCCTAATCGTTGGTAAATTTTTTTGTTGAAATCGGTGGGGATAAAAAATACCTGGTTAGGGGCATGGGCATAATCTGCTTGTGGGATAGTAAATTTTTCGGGGTTTTGCAGGTCTTTTTTTCCGTCTAAAAACAGGACGGTGTGAGCATCAAGGGCTTTATTTTTTTGAGCAATGGCTACACAGGTATCTACCATAGCATTTTCAAAGGGATTAGCGGTATCAAAGAGCGTAAGCAAGGTATTATTCAACAGAAGTTGTCGTAAGTTCTTTTTGGTTTGGATAGTCCAAAAGGTTTTGGAAGTAATAAAAGCGAGTATGCCTTTGTTTTTGAGCAGTTCAAAAGATTTAAAGAAGAAATGGTTGTAAGTATCATCGGCAAATCCATAGAATTTTTCAAATAGTTTTTTGGTTTCGGTATCTACACCTTTGGTAGAGATATAAGGCGGATTGCCGATGATGATGTCGAAGCCTGAAGTTATGCCGAACATCCATTCTGGGTCGAACCAATCTGCGTGAGTGTTCTGGTCGAATGGGTCCCAGCTTGTAATCTTTTCTGCAACATCATTCGGAAAGCCGTTTTGCTTTAATGCAATTTTCAGTTTTTCTCTTAATTGCTTTTCTCTTTTCTGCAATGCTAATTTTTCTTTGCGACTGTTTGTGTAAAATATTTCTTCTCTAACTTCAAATAATTTCTTTTCAAGTTCTTCAATTTCACCCGCAACCAAATTCATTTGTTCTGGTCGCTTCAATCCTATTAAAGTATTAGCTGCAACAAATTTCGTTTCAAGATTTGGCAAAGCACGAATATCACGGTTTGGTTTTGTATCATCAATTTGCTGCTCAACCAGTAGTGAAATAAAAAATCTCAGCTTGCTTATTTGAATGGCAATTTCCTGTATATCAACCCCGTAAATACAATTTTCAATCAAACCCAATTTTCTTATATAATCAATTGATTTGTTTTGTAACGATTGCTCGGTTTCGCTGCGAATCTCTGTCGGCACTCTGTTAAGAACTCTTTGCTTCCATATTTTATTTTCAGGATCGAGTTTATGCAAAGCAAGCACGAGCTTATGTAAAACGCCCATAGGAAAAGCGCCGCTACCACAAGCAGGGTCAAGGATTTTAATTTTTTCAATAGCATCAATTACTTTCAAAGTAGTCTCTTCATCTTCAAAAGGATTTTCATCGTATGAATAATCAAAAAGCTTTCTAAACAAAGTATCCGAAGCCTCCCGGCTTCTGTTAAATGTATCTGAAGCCTCCCGGCTTCTGTTAAATGTATCTGAAGCCTCCCGGCTTCTGTTAAATGTATCTGAAGCCTCCCGGCTTCGTAAATCACCGAATCGGGACGATTCGTCTACCTTTTCCCACGAACAGCAAACATCAGGCAACTTAATCTTTGCCTTTTCTGGATTTCGTCTTATATAATTTTTGATTGCATAAAATGCCTCTTCATTTCTAACAATATGGTCATATGATTCATGCATCCAAACATTACCTTTACTATTCAATAATTCATTTATTTTATGAGCTGTAAAAGATTTAATTGAATGCATTATATCTGATAGTGTAAAATTCTGTTTTGGTCTAATAAGTAAGTGAACATGATTCGGCATAATCACCCAATCATCTAAATCATACCTTTTATGGTTAAAATGCATTAAAGCGTCAGCAACTATCTTTGCAATTCTTTCATCTTTCAAAACACAAGAACCATAACCACTATTTAACCACTCTTTAACTCGTTCTGAAAATAATCTGTAATATTCCTTTTTATCTTCCTCCGTTAATTTATCTTTTTTCCCTTCATGAAGTTTTAGCCATTGCTCACGTTCTTTTTCTAATTGTTCAACTTTTTCTTTTGGTAACGAATCCGCTAATCTGAAAGTTACGAAGTACCAGACACTACCTTGTTGCATATGTGGCAATTTCCCATGTTTACCATAAAATAAATGAACATCTTCATAAGGATTAAAAAAAGTACCCGAAGCCTCCCGGCTTCCGCTGAAAGTATCCGAAGCCTCCCGGCTTCCGCTGAAAGTATCCGAAGCCTCCCGGCTTCCGTTGAAAGTATCCGAAGCCTCCCGGCTTCCGTTGAAATCAGAGAAATCAGAATCCGGGAGGATTCCACTACTCTTTAAATATGCTATCAACGATTCATTAACCATATATTCAACAATTTCTCTTGGAGTATAATAACTTCCTGTCGCTTTTCGTGCAGTTGTAGCAGTTTCTGGATTGTAAGATGCTAACAAGTTTTCAAACACTTTACCAAGTAGTTCTGGATCAAGTGCAACATCTTGATCAATCGGAGTATTTTCGTCAATTGTGAAATTATATCGTTTAAGAATAGTGAGCAGTCCAGTTACTTTTTTGTTCTTTCCTTTTTCAAGATATTTGGATAAATCAATTTCTTCTTCAGTATCAAGAAAGAAAAGCTCGTCTGGTACTTTTAATCTTGTTTCATTTTTGGGATTATCGGAGAAGCAATCAACTCTTATTTCTTTACCATCAATTTTCTTATCAAGACTTTCAAACAATCCGCCATTAAGAAAGGGAATATTTTCAAATAGCTCAAGAAATAAATTTTTGTCTTTAATAAATCTGCTGTAACGATAATAACCTTGCTGTAAATAGGCGTCGCTGATATAACCACTTTTAATAGCCTCCTCTACAAAAATGCGGCTTTTCTTATCATCTTTTTTCATTGGAGTATTAAGAGTAGCAAAGAACAGATTTTGCAGAATTGCTTTGTAGTAAGTGCTTCCGGTTTTGTCTTTATAATCAATTATTTTATCAATGTATGATTTTTCAAACAAAGTGGATGGGACTAAATTCTTTTCCTTCATAAACCAGATAAAGATAATTCGTGTAATTAATCTTATAAGATTTTTAGCATTTCGTTTTTCTTTATCTTTTTCCTCATCATCTGGAAATTCAACTTTATCTTTATCCATTGCCCAGAAATACCAATTAGCAATTTCCTGATAGAATTGTTTGGTAACTTTCTCAACACTGAATGCTTCAATAATTTTTTCAAGTGAAGAGAATTCTGCTTCTTCAATTTGTTTTATGAATGTTTTATTTGTTTGGTCTTTACTTACAAAGTAAGTGTATCTTCTGAAATTGCTCCAGTCTCTTTTTCCTGTAGCTAATGGTATATCGTAAATGAGTGAAAATCTGAAATCGCCTTTGTCATCGTAAAAAATGAAAAAGCCGCCAACATATCGCTGCGATTCTTTTAAGAATTTTTTGCCGAGTGTGTATTGTGCTTTTTTGCCAGTGCGTTCAGAGAGAGGTTTGTTTACTTTGGAAGTAATCACCACCATTAAATATTCATCGTTAATTTTAAATTCGCCGAAAAGAGTGCAGTCTTTAAATTGGTCATCATTCAGATGCGGGAGTGATTCATCAATTCTTCGAAATGTTCTGGATTTTGCTCTCATTAGAGAGTTCAGATTATCACCATTGAATTGATTGATAAGGTTTTCTAATTCTTTCATAATTTATTTTTATTTTTTATTTATTTCCATTGCGACTTTGCGACTTTGCGTGAAATTATTTTTTATTTCTCGCTAAGACGCCAAGGCGCTAAGGTTTATTTCTTACTGCAATAATTATTTCTTTTTCTTCTTTACTGAGTTTACTCTTTTCTTTCTCAAGATAATCTTCGCCTAATTCATCTTTGATTGATTTTATTTCTTCAATTGCTTCTTTTAACTGAACATCATTCAATTTAATATTAGCAATGCGTCTGATTGTATAATCAGGCAAAGTGCCGTAATCAAGTAAATCCTCTCTCAAAGTTCTCAGAAACTTCTTAAGCGGTAAAAGTGATTCGTTTTGATTAGCTCTTATCAGAAAATCAAGATTGTTCAATGCTTTCTTCTCATTGCTTAACGCCGAAGTTGCCTGATAAAACTTTTCTTTCTCCTCTTTTACAGTGCTATACATTCTCCAGAAATCATCATCAATATCGAGTGCTTTTTCATCTGGTTCGCATTTTATTTTATCAAGAACCAGTTCGAGCGATGAATCATTCACTTCAACTTTTTCATCCAGAACTTTTGCAGTTTTCATAAACATTCTGTTTTTCATTATGCAAACAATCATTTCATCATTATCAGATTGTTTCGTTACTTTTACACGCCTGGGAATTTGCGATAAAGATTCGATTACTTCGGGATGATTGTTTTTAATTTCTATATAAAGATTAAGAACCTTTGTATAGAAACTTTCTTCTTCACTCTCTTCCGGATTCTGAAGTAACTTCTGATAAAGTTTTGCCGGAGATGGTTCTTCTTCGGGATCAAATATTTTTGAATCTTCACCAAGAGTGTTGTGAATCATAAACATTTTATTCTGTGCAATCTCTCTTGATTTTACAAGCTGAGCACCCTTCTCTGTCGGGAAGAAATTAATTATATAAAGATGAGCAAATACTTTCTTGCTGATACGATTTATTCTACCAAGTCTTTGAATTACTCTGACAGGATTCCAGGGAATATCATAATTGATAACCATTCCTGCACGGTTTAAGTTAAAGCCTTCACTCAACTTATCAGTTGTTAAAAGCACATCATAATCATCCTCTTGCTTTTTTAATGATGCGTCAAAGTTTCTGTTTATCTCACTTATTTTAGATTCGGGAATAGAACCGGTTACAACCAATGTTCTTTCAGCGATTTCCGGTTTTAATGTTTCGAGTTTATCTCTGACATATTTTACAGTATCAGCATACTCTGAGAAAATCACAATTTTTCTTTTTGGTTCACCTTCATTGTTTGGTCTGTTTAATTCTTCAGATAAATGATTTAACAAACACTCAGTTTTAGGATCATATTCGATTAAGTTCAACTTATCAAGTTTTTCGAGAACTTCATCAAATAATTTTATATCCGACTTTATATCTGCTATAAAACCTTTGGCATCTTTAAACTTTTCTATTTTATAACGCTTATGTTTTTTAGGATACACACCGGCAGTAATTTGTTGTTCATAATCCCTTAATGCTTCCTCAATTTCATCCGATGTTTTCTCGACAATACTTTCAAGTAAATCTCTATCAAGAATATACTCGCCTTTCAATGGATCACCATTACCGGTTTTCTCAATAAACTTCAGCACCTTTTCATTTATATTTTTGAAATTAATTAAGCTCTGTCTGAATGCACCAAAAGAGCTTTCAAATCTTTTCACAATTAAACGGCGCATAATATCAAATAAGTTACGCTGCTGTAAATACTCACGATTCTTTTCGAGATCTTTCTCATCATCAAAAAGAGTTCGTCCATATCCTTCTTCATACTGGAAAGGTCTGTAAATAGCACCCAGGAATTTTCCGCCTTCGTCCGGGTCTTCAAAATACTTAGTGATTATCTCGTCATAAAATGCCGATTGTTCTTTGGTTAATTCATAAAACCATTCCTGCGGGTCTTTAACTTCCGATAATTCTTTGACTTCATTTTTATAATCTGGATTTTTTAATAAATCCAATCTGTTCCTGCGAATTGTGATTGGTTCAATTACATCTCTGATATGTTTAGCAAGCTGGTGAGATTTTCTTTTAATCTTGCTTAGATCTATTTCATCGTCCCCGAAAAAAGTTTGATAATATTGCTTAGCAGTTTTGGCTTTTTTTCTGTCTTTAGAATTATAATTTTTTTTGATGAATGCAAGTTTATCAAATAAATAATTTATAGACCTGAAGATTGCTATCAAATCGCTATCAAGAGTTATGGTTGATTTTCTGGGAATCAGGAATAAATTTAATAATGCCAGTACATCTTCCGGTTTGTTATTGAATGGTGTGGCAGTTAACAGAATTACTTTTTTATTCCGACAGATGTTTTTCAGCAGCTCATAACCTTTTGTATCCTGATTTCTGAATCTGTGTGCTTCATCCACAATAATCACTTCTATATCATCATTTGATTTAACAAACTCAAGAGTTTTTTCAAGATCACCTAACGATCGAACTTCCCAATCATATAATTGAAATTCATTTAAATATTTTTTCCATCCTTCTGTTTTATTATCATCACCAATTAATCCCGGTGGACAAATCACAACACCTCTGGATCGAAGATGTTTTGCAACCATACAAGCAATAATCGTTTTCCCAAGTCCAACTACATCCGCAATCAGAACACCATTGTTTTTTTCAATTACAGAAATTGCCATCTCAACTGCATCTATCTGGTACTTGTATAATTTATAACCTTTATCAGTTAGTAACTTCTTTAAGGATGTAGCGATTTTCTTATGCTGGAATGAGTCAAGATATGTTTTTAATATCAGTGCATACGCTTCAAAGGGAGTAACTTTTTTTATTAAAGTTTCATTCTCAATCAAATTAATTAAACGAATTTTATCATCATCGGATTCTGTAATTCTAACAGCATCATTCCAAAGACTGTCAAAATATTCTTCAGCTTCTTCAAAGCCATAATCGGATATTTCAACATTAAATTCATTTTGAGTAGTCAAGCCAGCGTTAGTGAGATTACTGCTACCTGTTATGAACAATTTCGATTTGCCTACCTGTGATTCTTCAAGCTTGAAAATATATAATTTAGAATGATTTGGTTTTGAGGTTTTTCTAATCAGTAATCTGTCTTCAAGAATAAGTTTTATAAAATACTGGACTTGTTCATAAAATATTTTATTGTCGAACAAATCACTATTAACAGATTTTTTCACAGATTCGAGAAAGTTATAAATTTTTTCTTCATCACTTAATCTTTCGTCGTTCGAGTATTCAATTAAATTGAAATTAAATTTATCAACATCCAATCCAACAAGAACTTTTAGAATAACTTTGTCATTATCTTTTAATCCTTCATATAGTTCTTTGATTCCGGAAAAGTAGAAAAATCCAATTAAAAATTTCAGCTCTTCACTTTTAGAAATTAATTGATTTAATCTTTTCCGAAGCTCTTTTGTCTCCTGATTAGTGATAAAATTTTTCATAAATGCCAGAATTTTATTTTCCTCTTAATAAATATCCACTTTTTAAGGTTTTTATCATAATTTTAGCACAAGCCAGAGCATCTGAAAGAGCTTCGTGATGATTTAATTGTATACTGAAGTAATCACAGACATCATTCAATCTATAATATTCAAACCCCCAGAAGCTTCTGGATAGCTGCATTGTACATATGAATGGTTTTTGGGGAGGTTCAATTCTATATCGTTCACAGCATTTCATCAGAACACTTCTATCGAATGGAGCATTATGAGCAGTTATAAAATCTACTCCTCTGAAATATTTTTTTATATCCGGCCATAATTCACTGAAAGTGGGTGCATCTTTCACATCTTCCCAGGTTATTCCATGCAAATCTGTAAAAACGAACCATTGGCTTGGTGGTCTGATAAGGAATGATTCTTTAGCTACTATTTTACAATTTTCAACCCTTACTAATCCTAATGCGCAGGCACTATCACGATAGTAGTTTG contains:
- a CDS encoding helicase-related protein, with the translated sequence MKNFITNQETKELRKRLNQLISKSEELKFLIGFFYFSGIKELYEGLKDNDKVILKVLVGLDVDKFNFNLIEYSNDERLSDEEKIYNFLESVKKSVNSDLFDNKIFYEQVQYFIKLILEDRLLIRKTSKPNHSKLYIFKLEESQVGKSKLFITGSSNLTNAGLTTQNEFNVEISDYGFEEAEEYFDSLWNDAVRITESDDDKIRLINLIENETLIKKVTPFEAYALILKTYLDSFQHKKIATSLKKLLTDKGYKLYKYQIDAVEMAISVIEKNNGVLIADVVGLGKTIIACMVAKHLRSRGVVICPPGLIGDDNKTEGWKKYLNEFQLYDWEVRSLGDLEKTLEFVKSNDDIEVIIVDEAHRFRNQDTKGYELLKNICRNKKVILLTATPFNNKPEDVLALLNLFLIPRKSTITLDSDLIAIFRSINYLFDKLAFIKKNYNSKDRKKAKTAKQYYQTFFGDDEIDLSKIKRKSHQLAKHIRDVIEPITIRRNRLDLLKNPDYKNEVKELSEVKDPQEWFYELTKEQSAFYDEIITKYFEDPDEGGKFLGAIYRPFQYEEGYGRTLFDDEKDLEKNREYLQQRNLFDIMRRLIVKRFESSFGAFRQSLINFKNINEKVLKFIEKTGNGDPLKGEYILDRDLLESIVEKTSDEIEEALRDYEQQITAGVYPKKHKRYKIEKFKDAKGFIADIKSDIKLFDEVLEKLDKLNLIEYDPKTECLLNHLSEELNRPNNEGEPKRKIVIFSEYADTVKYVRDKLETLKPEIAERTLVVTGSIPESKISEINRNFDASLKKQEDDYDVLLTTDKLSEGFNLNRAGMVINYDIPWNPVRVIQRLGRINRISKKVFAHLYIINFFPTEKGAQLVKSREIAQNKMFMIHNTLGEDSKIFDPEEEPSPAKLYQKLLQNPEESEEESFYTKVLNLYIEIKNNHPEVIESLSQIPRRVKVTKQSDNDEMIVCIMKNRMFMKTAKVLDEKVEVNDSSLELVLDKIKCEPDEKALDIDDDFWRMYSTVKEEKEKFYQATSALSNEKKALNNLDFLIRANQNESLLPLKKFLRTLREDLLDYGTLPDYTIRRIANIKLNDVQLKEAIEEIKSIKDELGEDYLEKEKSKLSKEEKEIIIAVRNKP
- a CDS encoding Eco57I restriction-modification methylase domain-containing protein; this encodes MKELENLINQFNGDNLNSLMRAKSRTFRRIDESLPHLNDDQFKDCTLFGEFKINDEYLMVVITSKVNKPLSERTGKKAQYTLGKKFLKESQRYVGGFFIFYDDKGDFRFSLIYDIPLATGKRDWSNFRRYTYFVSKDQTNKTFIKQIEEAEFSSLEKIIEAFSVEKVTKQFYQEIANWYFWAMDKDKVEFPDDEEKDKEKRNAKNLIRLITRIIFIWFMKEKNLVPSTLFEKSYIDKIIDYKDKTGSTYYKAILQNLFFATLNTPMKKDDKKSRIFVEEAIKSGYISDAYLQQGYYRYSRFIKDKNLFLELFENIPFLNGGLFESLDKKIDGKEIRVDCFSDNPKNETRLKVPDELFFLDTEEEIDLSKYLEKGKNKKVTGLLTILKRYNFTIDENTPIDQDVALDPELLGKVFENLLASYNPETATTARKATGSYYTPREIVEYMVNESLIAYLKSSGILPDSDFSDFNGSREASDTFNGSREASDTFSGSREASDTFSGSREASGTFFNPYEDVHLFYGKHGKLPHMQQGSVWYFVTFRLADSLPKEKVEQLEKEREQWLKLHEGKKDKLTEEDKKEYYRLFSERVKEWLNSGYGSCVLKDERIAKIVADALMHFNHKRYDLDDWVIMPNHVHLLIRPKQNFTLSDIMHSIKSFTAHKINELLNSKGNVWMHESYDHIVRNEEAFYAIKNYIRRNPEKAKIKLPDVCCSWEKVDESSRFGDLRSREASDTFNRSREASDTFNRSREASDTFNRSREASDTLFRKLFDYSYDENPFEDEETTLKVIDAIEKIKILDPACGSGAFPMGVLHKLVLALHKLDPENKIWKQRVLNRVPTEIRSETEQSLQNKSIDYIRKLGLIENCIYGVDIQEIAIQISKLRFFISLLVEQQIDDTKPNRDIRALPNLETKFVAANTLIGLKRPEQMNLVAGEIEELEKKLFEVREEIFYTNSRKEKLALQKREKQLREKLKIALKQNGFPNDVAEKITSWDPFDQNTHADWFDPEWMFGITSGFDIIIGNPPYISTKGVDTETKKLFEKFYGFADDTYNHFFFKSFELLKNKGILAFITSKTFWTIQTKKNLRQLLLNNTLLTLFDTANPFENAMVDTCVAIAQKNKALDAHTVLFLDGKKDLQNPEKFTIPQADYAHAPNQVFFIPTDFNKKIYQRLGTKVNQLLNQWWDKISTSKNIEKNKKELEQYRNSLKPGDITLLGLITEGGQGLATANNGKYVGVLEGTKWADNVLKQRPEKLLLATPFCKEKNIKTKADAQTFLNNLNEQAIRQLFDNLKEKYGRDIFGQGWLYRIVSKEEIADVDALSEDEKLNGIKGTRTFVPYDKGDKDGNRWYAPTPYYIDWSRENVKFLKENSGKKGEGMPVVRNPQFYFREGFCWTDVNSTYLKSRLKENGVYDVLTMSLFTSTAYPDWYFVCMINSKFISEYVGDFVNSTSHFQINDARQLPIIIPTQEQLKVFEDIFNRAVSVQKEKFASKISEKEAEEKLEEIQKELDERVLEMYGVK
- a CDS encoding 3'-5' exonuclease, coding for MKNSTIKLKNSQQRYPSFLAIDFETANYYRDSACALGLVRVENCKIVAKESFLIRPPSQWFVFTDLHGITWEDVKDAPTFSELWPDIKKYFRGVDFITAHNAPFDRSVLMKCCERYRIEPPQKPFICTMQLSRSFWGFEYYRLNDVCDYFSIQLNHHEALSDALACAKIMIKTLKSGYLLRGK
- a CDS encoding DUF3800 domain-containing protein — its product is MDTYICFNDESGSLEDKKKAFYVRASLVINAIDLKKIEQKVEDIKNQMNLLNLNVEIKWQDLWQIRQCFKKNTSPKDNRLNKIYQYLNSIGKDYHLLIDYCQDSLFVLNEIDCKIILTFTQTNKYKTHKPKDIYKFHIQTHLQRLQMQYQQKDAIILLIYDSIDEKKRTTFKEIYNEIITNGDFIKDYSVVYDCLLFDDSYSNTLLQITDFIAGSFANLLVASEKDNYTNYQKAIEFYFKFIEPKIPKKIMIYGE